A single window of Nakaseomyces glabratus chromosome G, complete sequence DNA harbors:
- the VRP1 gene encoding Vrp1p (CAGL0G00968g~Ortholog(s) have actin binding activity): MSAPPPPPPPPMAPAASVPKSAMQGRDALLGDIRKGAKLKKAVTNDRSAPILSSGGVSSAPSSAPSGSSAPPVPVSIPGGAPQLGDILAGGIPKLRSVSGSNAPPGGAPPIPGAPPPQQAPKMPSGRPNMPSGRPTNRSHQKKSSISSIASSAPAPPSAPPPPSAPAPPSAPSMPSMRPPKHESKTQNQNSIPSAPAPPVPGAPPAPPTSAPSIPSAPAPPAPPAPPAPPMAAAPPAPPMAAAPPAPPAPPAPPMNSAPSAPPAPPAPPAPPMSSAPSIPALNSQSDNSPASNPPPSIPGGLPFLAEINARRSEKGVVDDKTVSHASNNASTSTNRAPSPPSAPPAPPVASAPSIPSAPAPPAPPISSAPSIPSAPAPPAPPAPPAPPAPPVAAAPPAPPAPPAPPMVSAPPAPPAPPAPPAPSMTSAPPAPPAPPAPALQAAKSMKSSSPPPVSSGPLPFLAEIQKKRDDRFVVGGDSNYSTKVEQTDIQGAAGSAPTTSAPPPPPAGGAGMSFMSEIESKLKHSHHEPAPSSAAPPLPPSAPQIPTSTAPPVPSVKASGDSHGAAPSNSFMSDIAASLAARNSHGADAPDVPSVPPPPSAPPAPSAPAPPSAPAPPSTSAPAAPPAPPPPPSAPMTPAAPPPPSAPSMPAAPPPPSAPAPLTHSAPPPPPASTSSQQTQSTDSAGNIKHRLFSSGTAERKVNQYTNAPEIDVGLVTINGSSSTTGTKIQSGKVTVDDSRFKWTNANQLPKPRPFQGKTKLYPSGKGTSVPLDISSYA; this comes from the coding sequence ATGTCTGCGCCACCTCCACCTCCCCCACCGCCTATGGCACCGGCTGCCAGTGTGCCAAAGTCGGCGATGCAAGGCAGGGACGCTCTGCTAGGTGATATTAGGAAAGGTGCGAAGCTGAAAAAGGCTGTTACAAACGATAGAAGTGCGCCAATACTGTCCTCAGGCGGTGTGTCTTCTGCTCCCTCCTCCGCGCCCTCCGGATCATCCGCACCTCCAGTGCCGGTTTCTATACCTGGCGGCGCTCCTCAGCTGGGTGACATTCTCGCGGGCGGGATTCCTAAACTAAGGTCAGTGAGCGGGTCGAATGCTCCTCCTGGCGGTGCTCCACCTATTCCGGGAGCTCCACCACCACAGCAGGCACCTAAAATGCCATCCGGGAGACCGAACATGCCCTCCGGTAGACCAACAAACAGAAGtcatcaaaagaaaagctcGATATCGTCAATTGCTTCTTCTGCCCCTGCTCCtccttcagctccacctCCCCCATCAGCACCTGCCCCACCATCAGCACCATCTATGCCTTCGATGAGACCCCCTAAGCACGAATCAAAGactcaaaatcaaaatagtATACCGTCTGCACCAGCGCCACCGGTGCCTGGTGCTCCGCCAGCACCACCTACATCTGCGCCTTCTATACCTTCAGCTCCAGCTCCACCTGCACCACCAGCGCCTCCAGCACCACCAATGGCAGCAGCGCCTCCAGCACCACCAATGGCAGcagcaccaccagcaccacCAGCGCCTCCAGCTCCTCCTATGAACTCGGCGCCTTCTGCACCACCTGCACCACCTGCACCACCCGCGCCACCAATGTCGTCAGCACCATCTATACCAGCCCTCAATTCCCAAAGCGATAACTCCCCAGCATCAAATCCACCACCATCCATACCAGGTGGTCTGCCATTCCTGGCAGAAATAAACGCCAGAAGATCTGAGAAAGGTGTTGTAGATGATAAAACAGTTTCACACGCTAGTAACAATGCCAGTACAAGCACAAACAGGGCACCATCTCCTCCATCCGCCCCTCCTGCACCACCAGTGGCATCTGCACCATCAATTCCatcagcaccagcacctCCAGCTCCACCAATTAGTTCAGCCCCATCGATACCATCAGCGCCAGCCCCACCGGCCCCACCGGCCCCACCAGCTCCACCAGCTCCTCCTGTGGCTGcagcaccaccagcaccaccagcaccacCAGCTCCTCCTATGGTATCTGCACCTCCGGCACCACCAGCACCCCCTGCGCCCCCGGCTCCTTCTATGACTTCTGCTCCCCCGGCACCTCCAGCACCTCCAGCGCCAGCTCTACAGGCGGCAAAAAGCATGAAGTCATCTTCGCCGCCACCTGTTTCATCTGGCCCGTTACCATTCCTGGCCGAAATACAGAAGAAACGTGACGATAGATTTGTGGTCGGAGGCGACTCTAATTATTCCACAAAGGTTGAACAGACAGATATACAAGGTGCAGCAGGTAGCGCGCCAACAACTTCTGCTCCCCCTCCACCTCCAGCTGGTGGTGCAGGCATGTCTTTCATGAGTGAAATAGAGTCCAAATTGAAGCATTCACATCACGAGCCTGCACCTTCATCTGCAGCACCACCTCTTCCTCCTTCTGCTCCTCAAATACCTACGTCAACCGCACCTCCAGTTCCCAGTGTAAAAGCAAGTGGTGATAGTCATGGCGCTGCTCCAAGTAACTCTTTCATGTCTGATATCGCTGCATCCTTAGCTGCAAGAAATAGCCATGGAGCTGACGCACCAGATGTCCCATCTgtaccaccaccaccatccgCCCCTCCTGCACCTTCCGCACCTGCTCCACCATCAGCTCCTGCTCCGCCATCGACCTCAGCTCCTGCCGCTCCTCCAGCTCCGCCACCACCACCTTCCGCTCCTATGACTCCTGCAGCCCCTCCACCTCCTTCTGCGCCTTCGATGCCAGCAGCTCCTCCACCACCTTCCGCTCCTGCGCCATTAACACattcagctccaccaccACCTCCTGCGTCTACAAGCTCACAACAAACTCAATCAACAGATTCTGCTGGTAATATCAAACATAGATTATTCTCTAGTGGAACAGCTGAGAGAAAGGTTAATCAATATACTAATGCTCCTGAAATTGATGTTGGTTTGGTAACTATTAATGGTAGCAGTAGCACTACGGGAACGAAAATTCAGTCAGGAAAGGTAACAGTGGATGACTCAAGATTCAAATGGACAAACGCTAACCAACTCCCTAAACCAAGACCATTTCAAGGCAAGACTAAGCTATATCCAAGTGGTAAGGGTACAAGTGTTCCACTTGATATTTCCAGTTACGCCTAA
- the NUP2 gene encoding nucleoporin NUP2 (CAGL0G00902g~Ortholog(s) have Ran GTPase binding, nucleocytoplasmic transporter activity), which translates to MSKRGADNQLTREELDRDDISDEETPHQATMASSDVISRRKIAMPKRKMAFPSTLRGNTDESKTANAFSFLKKPQTEKTAANADDKPAKLKALNLQFKDKLEEFLNSDPACDLRPVFMKYGKYIDEINSSTSKTSVPEPKAFSFTPQSITETVAPGFGKVSAPRATTTPDVHTPKQTTFPFAPQAPKPEAASSQEPPKSSFTFTKPTTTVSDSKANADSSESDSEDEKEIKITGPTFSISTKPITSDSVFAFGAAKKEQKKDDSDSESDVEIKGPEFKFAGEVKSDVFKLHKKADENKNETKTDNSKVTENKAPTFSFGSTPNPFNTSGSKDENNSGSNEPAKQANTVPKPAFSFTNNLISKESESSQEKKPLSFNFTAPKTDNNEVQEASESEKTKSSESSTFSFGNNTTTKTNPFSGNTSGFSFGKPASTSNTTESKPSISFSKPQNNDTVPKSAFSFGTSANTVTETNEEKDSNTNGGNEDSKPALNFNFSSNTSSQKPSFSFGSTSEKKEETTEHSTTSGGFSFGQSKAPAFSFGTPATNTTTNNPPSSGFKFSLPFNQENKSNEADSSKISEKKEDGNSATVETTEEQSTSSSIQLQNGEEDETPLFTCRSKLMTINTKTNGYDSRGVGELKLLQKKDDKSKIRLLCRSDGMGNILLNTAVVKSFKYSPLTPENENLVKIPTIDKDGALVTYVARFKQKADGRLFVKSIEDAKNDMN; encoded by the coding sequence ATGTCTAAGAGAGGAGCTGACAACCAATTGACCAGAGAAGAGCTGGATAGGGACGATATCTCGGATGAAGAAACCCCTCACCAAGCTACTATGGCCAGTTCAGACGTGATAAGTCGTCGAAAGATTGCGATGCCCAAGCGTAAGATGGCTTTTCCTTCAACTTTAAGAGGTAATACAGACGAAAGCAAGACCGCAAATGcgttttcatttttgaagaagccTCAAACTGAAAAGACTGCTGCCAATGCGGATGACAAACCCGCAAAATTGAAAGCCCTCAACTTACAATTCAAAGATAAACTGGAAGAATTTTTAAACAGTGATCCTGCCTGCGATTTGCGTCCTGTATTTATGAAGTATGGAAAgtatattgatgaaattaactcttcaacttcaaaaaCATCTGTACCCGAACCTAAAGCATTTTCCTTCACTCCACAGAGTATCACTGAAACCGTAGCTCCTGGCTTTGGTAAGGTTTCTGCCCCAAGAGCTACTACTACTCCAGATGTTCATACACCTAAACAAACTACATTCCCATTTGCACCACAGGCCCCAAAACCAGAGGCTGCTTCATCACAGGAACCACCAAAGAGCTCATTTACTTTCACTAAGCCAACTACTACAGTTTCTGACAGTAAAGCTAACGCTGACAGCTCAGAGAGTGACAGCGAAGATgagaaagaaatcaaaattacAGGTCCAACTTTCTCTATTTCAACCAAACCAATAACCTCAGATTCTGTTTTCGCATTTGGTGCTGccaagaaagaacaaaaaaaggaCGATAGCGATAGCGAAAGTGATGTAGAAATTAAAGGTCCAGAATTTAAATTTGCAGGTGAGGTTAAGAGTGACGTCTTCAAACTACATAAGAAAGCagatgaaaacaaaaatgaaacCAAGACTGACAACTCTAAAGTAACGGAAAATAAGGCCCctacattttcttttggcTCAACACCAAATCCTTTCAATACTTCTGGCAGCAAAGATGAGAATAATTCAGGAAGCAATGAACCAGCAAAACAAGCAAACACAGTTCCAAAGCCAGCCTTTTCATTCACAAATAATCTAATTAGCAAAGAATCCGAAAGTTCACAAGAGAAGAAGCCTTTATCATTCAACTTCACTGCCCCAAAGACTGACAACAATGAAGTCCAAGAAGCATCTGAATCTGAAAAAACAAAGAGTAGTGAATCATCAACTTTTTCATTTGGTAATAATACTACAACTAAAACCAACCCTTTCAGTGGAAATACTTCAGGGTTTTCCTTTGGAAAACCTGCTTCTACATCTAACACCACCGAATCGAAACCTTCCATATCCTTTAGTAAGCCACAGAACAATGATACAGTTCCTAAATCTGCATTTTCCTTTGGGACATCAGCCAATACAGTAACTGaaacaaatgaagaaaaagattCTAATACCAATGGAGGCAACGAAGATTCAAAACCTGCGCTCAACTTCAACTTTTCATCTAATACATCTAGTCAAAAGCCTTCATTCAGTTTTGGATCGacttctgaaaaaaaagaggaaaCTACTGAACATTCAACTACATCAGGTGGTTTTTCATTTGGACAATCTAAAGCCCCTGCTTTTAGCTTTGGTACACCAGCCACAAATACAACAACTAACAATCCACCTTCTTCTGGATTCAAATTTTCTTTACCTTTTaaccaagaaaataaatcGAATGAGGCTGATTCCAGTAAAATCAGTGAAAAGAAGGAGGATGGGAATTCTGCAACTGTAGAGACAACTGAAGAGCAATCtacttcttcatccatacaattacaaaacggagaagaagatgaaactCCATTATTCACATGCAGGTCCAAGCTAATGACAATTAACACTAAAACCAATGGTTATGATTCTCGCGGTGTTGGTGAATTGAAGCTTCTACAAAAAAAGGATGACAAGTCGAAAATTAGACTACTGTGCAGATCTGATGGTATGGGTAATATCCTATTAAACACTGCTGTAGTAAAATCATTTAAGTATTCACCTCTAACTCCTGAAAACGAGAATTTAGTTAAGATTCCAACCATAGACAAAGATGGTGCTCTCGTAACGTATGTTGCTCGTTTCAAGCAAAAAGCTGATGGTAGATTGTTTGTCAAATCCATCGAAGATGCCAAGAATGATATGAACTAA
- the SGD1 gene encoding Sgd1p (CAGL0G00924g~Gene used for molecular typing of C. glabrata strain isolates), giving the protein MSSKRSGINIPGVILDELKERDYSNDERFKLGKRKPKGQLNRKDRRKLQRAQKKQKGKKEVDLDKVLKKKPQQQNSATRASANKKDNRKSKEDALPFSSDDELSSGDFDEFEEGDLNEEEWEQLRELEGSEQEEDSGFEESSSDASENHFEDPDEDEIISEVSDESEESELTVDETYAQLKALKDKKSGNVKHNKRANIKQEPSSESESDDSVSKLEEEETFSGSDLSGEEVDSGMSVEETYAKLKALKEAKKWNNHKLETVVGIEGDEDENSEEEYSDLPDSEFDDEEEQEDDQEMTVEETMNKLKELKKMKDQSKRTENQSKKSVRFSSENQVKVFESYRSDDSISDEIISESDDFMSDELISDSDEVISNDDDDDDDDDDEEEEEEEAEMTPEETWAALRKLKESKNSTNHKDKADTTSKKLKTKSKSKSDEVVEFPLSPMDRAAIQRDEWDMEHYAKKLGLKGKRKKLKARDEYDAIGGLLEGLDYFENYGEDEETDSSESVSSVEDSSEYDEEDKREDVKRMAGNSKGELPFPSDDELSSGDFDEFDENDLNEEEWAQLRELEASDEEESDGEDTKSSKKKKNKRENPYVAPAAADTEAYVPPSLRKNKLNEDSDNSMIIEIRKKVKSSLNKLSDSNLVIMVSTLNELYDTYPRQYVSDSVTKEMMQIIAQNNKLLDSFIMNYAAIVYSLWRLRGIEVGASFLQQIVEHFLKHLEKQLDENESMTEISEDSPQIIGKQSSNIISLISYCYNFGLMSSSLVFDMIKQLITKPNEFTIELLLRIVSISGPLIRSDDPSALKDIIADLLSNVKVLKTVSPRMQFLLDTMADLKNNRLKPSIMAADFHPTKKNVLSAIRGSNTEEPLQVSLDDIKNIETKGKWWLIGASWKGNMNSAFEEGISSGAAKNIVSEMDIKDDFLDDIPDWAEIARSQRMNTELRRAIFVSIMSAQDYVDASSKIEKLNLKNKQLVEVPKVIMHCLLSESGKSGYNPYYYLVANKLCELNGHLQKPFQFLFWDILKRFEDNSSYDSDEDDLIDDSEDVDENTALKRTISQGKFFGSMIAEQILKLDVLKHAPIIGGLKPNGYIFMEVMIYQLLILVAKKSEKKSKSKTEEGVAYTTSLLKDIIVRGIKDDNKSFILKGLNWFLGKKRKFHNYISGRKGDKKYEKDSRRLDWGLSATKHIINEELSINAF; this is encoded by the coding sequence ATGAGCAGTAAAAGGAGTGGGATCAACATCCCTGGTGTGATACTGGATGAATTGAAAGAGCGAGACTACAGTAATGATGAGAGGTTTAAGCTAGGTAAGCGTAAGCCTAAGGGTCAGTTGAATCGTAAGGATAGAAGAAAGCTGCAAAGGGCTcagaagaagcaaaagggcaagaaagaagttgaCCTTGATAAGgtgttgaagaaaaagcCACAGCAACAGAATTCTGCTACGAGGGCAAGTGCTAATAAGAAAGATAATCGCAAGAGTAAAGAAGATGCATTACCGTTTTCCTCTGATGATGAGCTATCTTCGGGGGATTTTGATGAGTTTGAGGAAGGTGATCTAAATGAAGAGGAATGGGAGCAACTAAGGGAATTAGAAGGATCTGAACAGGAAGAGGACAGTGGCTTTGAAGAGAGCTCTTCGGATGCTAGTGAGAACCATTTTGAGGACCCAGACGAAGATGAGATAATCTCAGAGGTTTCAGATGAGAGTGAAGAATCGGAGCTTACTGTTGATGAAACCTATGCTCAACTAAAAGCATTAAAAGATAAGAAATCAGGAAATGTGAAGCACAATAAGAGGGCTAATATAAAGCAGGAGCCTTCCAGTGAGAGTGAAAGTGATGATTCTGTatcaaaacttgaagaagaagaaacctTCAGTGGGTCCGATTTGAGTGGTGAAGAAGTAGATTCTGGAATGTCAGTTGAAGAAACATATGCCAAATTGAAGGCATTGaaagaagcaaaaaaatggaaCAACCACAAGTTAGAGACCGTAGTTGGCATAGAaggtgatgaagatgagaaCTCCGAAGAGGAATATAGCGATCTTCCGGATTCTGAGTTTGACGATGAAGAGGAGCAAGAAGATGATCAAGAAATGACCGTTGAGGAAACAATgaataaattgaaagaacttaagaaaatgaaagatCAATCCAAAAGAACAGAGAATCAATCTAAAAAAAGCGTGAGATTTTCCTCTGAGAATCAAGTAAAAGTATTTGAATCCTATAGAAGTGATGATTCAATCTCAGATGAGATAATATCAGAAAGCGATGATTTCATGTCCGATGAGCTGATATCTGATAGTGATGAAGTCATAagtaatgatgatgatgatgatgatgatgatgatgatgaagaagaagaggaggaGGAAGCTGAAATGACTCCAGAAGAAACCTGGGCAGCCTTAAGAAAACTGAAAGAATCTAAAAATTCTACTAATCACAAAGACAAGGCTGATACGACATCAAAAAAGCTGAAAACTAAGTCAAAATCTAAGTCTGATGAAGTTGTTGAGTTCCCACTATCCCCAATGGATAGGGCGGCTATCCAGAGAGATGAATGGGATATGGAACATTACGCAAAGAAGTTAGGTCTAAAAGGAAAACGCAAGAAATTAAAAGCTCGTGACGAATATGATGCGATTGGTGGACTGTTAGAAGGTTTagattattttgaaaactATGGTGAAGATGAGGAAACAGATTCGAGTGAAAGCGTATCTAGTGTCGAAGATAGTTCTGaatatgatgaagaagataaaaGGGAGGACGTCAAAAGAATGGCTGGCAACTCTAAAGGAGAACTGCCGTTTCCatctgatgatgaattaTCTTCAGGTgattttgatgaatttgatgagAATGATCTCAACGAAGAAGAATGGGCGCAACTTAGGGAGCTCGAAGCGtcagatgaagaagaaagtgaTGGTGAGGATACTAAGTCTtccaaaaagaagaaaaataagagAGAAAATCCATATGTGGCACCAGCTGCAGCGGATACTGAAGCTTATGTTCCTCCCTCTTTGaggaaaaataaattaaatgaGGACTCCGATAACTCTATGATTATCGaaataagaaagaaggTAAAATCCTCTTTAAACAAGCTTTCGGATTCCAATTTGGTCATTATGGTCTCGACCTTAAATGAGTTATATGACACTTATCCAAGGCAATATGTTTCTGATAGTGttacaaaagaaatgatgCAGATTATTgctcaaaataataagctACTTGACAGTTTCATCATGAACTATGCTGCTATTGTTTACTCTCTATGGAGGTTAAGAGGTATCGAAGTTGGAGCATCATTTTTACAGCAGATTGTTGAGCACTTTTTAAAGCATCTTGAAAAGCAGctagatgaaaatgaatcCATGACTGAAATTTCCGAAGACTCTCCGCAAATAATAGGTAAACaatcatcaaatattatCAGTTTGATATCTTATTGTTACAATTTTGGTTTGATGTCTTCTAGCTTGGTCTTTGATATGATAAAACAGTTAATTACTAAACCAAATGAGTTTACAATTGAATTGCTATTGAGGATTGTATCAATTTCGGGACCTCTTATTAGATCAGACGATCCTTCAGCTCTAAAAGATATAATTGCAGatttattatcaaatgtCAAAGTATTGAAAACAGTTTCTCCTAGAATGCAGTTTTTATTGGATACTATGGCAGACTTAAAAAACAATCGATTAAAGCCATCAATTATGGCTGCAGACTTTCATCCTACCAAGAAGAATGTATTATCAGCTATTCGTGGAAGTAACACAGAGGAACCACTTCAAGTCTCATTAGATGacataaaaaatattgagaCAAAAGGTAAATGGTGGTTAATCGGAGCATCATGGAAAGGTAATATGAATAGTGCCTTTGAAGAAGGCATTTCTTCTGGTGCTGCAAAAAACATTGTATCAGAAATGGACATAAAAGATGACTTCCTGGACGATATACCTGATTGGGCTGAAATAGCCCGCTCTCAAAGAATGAATACTGAATTAAGGAGAGCTATATTTGTTAGTATAATGTCAGCACAGGATTACGTAGATGCCTcatcaaaaattgaaaagctgaatttaaaaaataaacagtTGGTTGAAGTTCCTAAGGTTATAATGCATTGTCTGCTGTCTGAAAGTGGGAAAAGTGGTTATAACCCCTACTATTATCTGGTAGCAAACAAACTTTGTGAATTGAATGGTCATTTGCAGAAAccatttcaatttttgttctGGGATATACTAAAAAGATTCGAAGATAATTCTTCATATGACTCTGATGAAGACGACTTAATTGATGATTCCGAAGACGTTGACGAAAATACTGCCTTAAAAAGGACCATTAGCCAAGGTAAATTTTTTGGGTCAATGATAGCTgaacaaattttgaaacttGATGTCTTAAAGCATGCTCCAATCATTGGTGGTTTAAAACCAAATGGCTATATTTTCATGGAGGTCATGATATATCAATTGTTAATATTGGTAGCGAAAAAGTCAGAAAAAAAGTCTAAAAGTAAGACCGAAGAAGGCGTGGCATACACTACATCATTATTAAAGGACATCATCGTTCGTGGGATAAAGGATGACAACAAGTCGTTTATATTGAAAGGGCTTAATTGGTTTTTAGGAAAAAAGCGCAAATTCCATAATTACATTAGTGGCAGAAAAGGagataaaaaatatgaaaaagaCTCGAGAAGGCTCGATTGGGGACTTTCCGCTACTAAACATATTATCAACGAAGAATTGTCTATTAATGCGTTTTGA
- the ERV1 gene encoding flavin-linked sulfhydryl oxidase (CAGL0G00946g~Has domain(s) with predicted thiol oxidase activity and role in oxidation-reduction process) has protein sequence MSPEEGLTGRKIIYDEDGKPCRSCNTLLDFKFATGTISKAGSVIPAMAATDNSAEELIPGSKTYKKIDPPDVQQLGASSWSLLHSIAAKYPKTPSETQQKEMSQFLNIFSHIYPCNWCAADFEKYIRENAPKVSSREELGRWMCDAHNKVNVKLGKPKFNCDFWEKRWKDGWDE, from the exons ATGTCTCCAGAAGAAGGACTGACGGGAAGAAAGATTATCTATGACGAGGACGGGAAACC TTGTCGATCTTGTAATACATTATTAGACTTTAAATTTGCTACTGGAACAATTAGCAAGGCTGGATCAGTGATACCTGCAATGGCTGCTACCGATAACTCTGCTGAGGAGTTGATCCCTGGCTCTAAGACTTACAAGAAGATTGATCCACCTGATGTTCAGCAGCTCGGTGCCAGTTCATGGTCTCTACTACACTCCATTGCTGCAAAATACCCAAAAACTCCTTCAGAGACTCAGCAGAAAGAAATGTCCCAATTCCTGAACATTTTCTCACACATATACCCTTGTAATTGGTGTGCTGCTGACTTTGAGAAGTATATTAGAGAGAATGCTCCAAAAGTTAGTTCTCGAGAAGAACTCGGTAGGTGGATGTGTGATGCCCATAATAAGGTCAACGTGAAACTTGGCAAACCAAAATTCAACTGTGACTTCTGGGAGAAACGCTGGAAAGATGGTTGGGATGAGTAA